A genomic window from Terriglobia bacterium includes:
- a CDS encoding GNVR domain-containing protein, which translates to MSDRRTETALSRERTYVPEELVIEAIDEVAMREARERTAARVRLLWNTRRFVARAAIAGLVVATAVAFLIPNRYQSTAQLMPPDQSMTSGTAMLTALSSRVGEDLAGLAENAMGMKTNGALFIGILKSDTVKDDLIRKFNLQKLYGNRYIESARKKLASKTDISEDRQSGIITISVTDHDPKRAEAMAQEYVDQLNWVVTHLSTSSAHRERVFLDQRLTQVKADLEDAEKNFSQFASQKGAIDVPAQGRAMVVSAASLQGQLIAAESELQGLKQIYTDSNVRVRAAQARVNELRDSLRNIAGKGANETSSAGQLYPSLRELPLLGVTYADLLRRAKVQEAIFETLTKQDELAKVQEAKEIPSVKVLDQPQVPQRRSFPPHLLIMVLGLVLAAIGAIASVLAGAVWQATPSNDPRKAVAIEVWSSVRGSLPWNSGNGSLPSMSTDWVRRKFRRKANAPPGEGEPEDAQAKRN; encoded by the coding sequence TTGAGCGATCGCCGGACTGAAACGGCCCTGAGTCGCGAGCGGACTTACGTTCCGGAAGAACTCGTCATCGAGGCCATTGATGAAGTGGCGATGCGGGAGGCGCGCGAGCGCACGGCAGCCCGTGTGCGGCTGCTCTGGAACACCCGTCGCTTCGTGGCTCGGGCAGCAATCGCGGGGCTCGTGGTCGCTACGGCGGTCGCATTTCTGATCCCAAACAGATACCAGTCTACCGCCCAACTGATGCCTCCTGATCAGTCAATGACTTCCGGGACCGCGATGCTCACCGCCCTGAGCTCCCGGGTGGGCGAAGACCTGGCGGGGCTGGCGGAAAACGCGATGGGGATGAAAACCAACGGCGCCCTGTTTATCGGAATTCTGAAAAGCGATACGGTCAAGGACGACCTGATCCGAAAATTCAACTTGCAAAAACTTTACGGTAATCGCTACATCGAGTCCGCACGAAAAAAATTGGCGTCAAAGACGGACATCTCTGAGGATCGGCAAAGCGGAATCATCACCATCAGCGTCACCGATCACGACCCGAAGCGGGCAGAGGCGATGGCGCAGGAATATGTCGATCAACTGAACTGGGTGGTGACCCACTTGAGCACTTCTTCTGCACACCGCGAGCGAGTCTTCCTCGACCAGCGTCTGACCCAGGTAAAGGCTGACCTTGAAGACGCCGAAAAGAACTTCAGCCAGTTTGCGAGCCAGAAGGGCGCCATTGATGTTCCAGCCCAGGGCAGGGCAATGGTGGTGTCGGCGGCCAGCCTGCAGGGACAGTTGATTGCTGCCGAGTCAGAACTGCAGGGCCTGAAGCAGATTTATACGGACAGCAACGTGCGAGTGCGGGCCGCGCAGGCGCGAGTCAATGAGCTGCGTGACTCTCTGCGGAACATCGCAGGCAAAGGCGCCAACGAGACCAGTTCAGCCGGACAACTCTACCCGTCGCTCCGCGAACTGCCGCTGCTCGGGGTGACGTATGCCGACCTGCTGCGCCGCGCCAAAGTGCAGGAGGCCATCTTTGAGACCCTGACCAAACAGGACGAACTGGCGAAGGTGCAGGAGGCCAAAGAAATCCCGAGTGTCAAGGTGCTGGACCAGCCCCAGGTGCCCCAGAGAAGATCGTTTCCTCCTCACCTGCTGATTATGGTGCTTGGGCTGGTGTTGGCCGCCATCGGCGCCATCGCCTCGGTCCTTGCAGGGGCGGTCTGGCAGGCAACTCCTTCGAACGACCCGCGTAAAGCGGTGGCGATTGAGGTTTGGTCTTCCGTTCGTGGCAGCCTGCCGTGGAACTCTGGAAATGGTTCGCTGCCGAGTATGTCAACGGATTGGGTGCGGCGAAAATTTCGCCGGAAAGCAAACGCGCCTCCGGGCGAAGGCGAGCCCGAAGACGCACAAGCAAAAAGAAATTAG
- a CDS encoding capsule assembly Wzi family protein, whose product MMLICAIATISVPGPAQTSPGSAGAAVPSVTPVRRPHRQVDWWGHHKKKDGQPVPDSTEYQNGLGLPLVKHMAGDQKAIWTSPFHVRLRDADWLVPLGGLAAALFVTDTDVSRHLSTDPTRISNSRTFSNMGAATLLGGAGGLYLLGKLRHNEHMRETGLLSGEAVIGSLLATTAIKSAAGRERPYVANAEGSFRQGGNSFPSEHATAAWATAGVLAHEYPGPLTRLFAYGLASAISASRVTGKEHFPSDVLVGSVLGYLIAQHVYHAHHDPAIWGGSWQMPSRDGDAERFRDPGHMGSPYVPLDSWVYPAFARLEARGYVQTAMLGMRPWTRLECARLVQEAADTQSAQENDRPVLDRLINSLEAEFAPDLVLLGGGRNLSAEFESVYTRFSGISGQPLTDGYHFGQTITNDFGRPYGEGFNSVTGVSGWASSGPFTAYLRGEYQHAPAGPTLPLSARQFIQSADYGLPLPPSQFSPSVDRFHAMDAYVAMNIEDWQLSFGKQSLWWGPAEGGSMMFSDNAAPMVMLRLSRVTPFKLPSIFGWLGPMRAELFVGRLSGQEFVYGAPTGLIGEWGKALSDQPMIHGERISFKPTPNLEFGFSSTALFAGAGVPFTAKTFLRSVFSTGNGTPGCFEISAVCPRIDPGDRRSGFDMTYRLPGLRNWVTFYTDSFTDDEISPVAYFDRSANSAGLYFPHLPKLPKIDLRLEGIYTDNPIGNATNNLCCGFYYSNTRYRNGYTNDGNLIGSWVGRDGQGEQAWLTYWHSPRSYLRFRYRHQQVSHQFVPYGGKVDDGGVEASFWLGRELSVSASLQYEKWDFPVLRPGPTSNFTSSVQFTYWPRWRVH is encoded by the coding sequence ATGATGCTTATATGTGCCATTGCGACGATTTCCGTTCCGGGTCCTGCACAGACCAGTCCTGGAAGCGCAGGAGCAGCGGTCCCGAGCGTGACGCCTGTCCGCCGTCCGCACCGGCAGGTTGATTGGTGGGGACATCACAAGAAAAAAGACGGACAGCCAGTTCCAGACTCGACCGAATACCAGAATGGCCTGGGGCTTCCCCTGGTGAAACACATGGCCGGCGACCAGAAAGCCATCTGGACCAGCCCCTTTCATGTTCGCTTGCGCGATGCTGACTGGCTGGTGCCGCTTGGGGGACTGGCGGCTGCGCTATTTGTTACCGACACTGACGTCAGCCGGCATCTTTCGACCGATCCCACACGGATCAGCAACAGCCGGACATTCTCCAATATGGGAGCTGCTACGCTGCTCGGCGGAGCGGGCGGGCTTTACCTGTTGGGAAAGCTCCGCCACAACGAGCACATGCGCGAAACGGGCCTGTTGAGCGGTGAGGCCGTCATCGGCAGTTTATTGGCCACAACTGCTATCAAAAGCGCTGCCGGCCGTGAGCGCCCTTACGTCGCCAATGCCGAAGGGAGTTTCCGGCAAGGCGGAAATTCGTTTCCTTCGGAGCACGCGACGGCTGCGTGGGCGACGGCGGGCGTCCTGGCGCATGAATATCCTGGCCCGCTGACCAGATTGTTTGCCTACGGCCTGGCGTCGGCCATCAGCGCTTCCCGTGTGACAGGCAAAGAGCACTTTCCGTCGGACGTGCTGGTGGGCAGCGTTCTCGGCTACCTGATTGCCCAGCACGTTTATCATGCGCACCATGATCCCGCAATCTGGGGCGGAAGCTGGCAGATGCCGAGCCGCGATGGCGATGCAGAACGTTTCCGTGATCCAGGACACATGGGTTCACCCTACGTGCCACTGGACAGTTGGGTGTATCCGGCATTCGCGCGGCTGGAAGCGAGGGGATACGTGCAGACGGCCATGCTCGGCATGCGGCCATGGACGCGGCTTGAATGCGCGCGTCTGGTGCAAGAGGCGGCTGACACCCAGAGTGCACAGGAAAATGACCGGCCCGTACTGGACCGCCTGATCAATAGCCTTGAAGCAGAATTTGCACCGGACCTCGTCCTGCTGGGCGGTGGCCGCAACCTGAGCGCCGAGTTCGAGTCGGTCTATACACGGTTCAGTGGGATTTCGGGCCAGCCGCTCACCGACGGTTACCACTTTGGCCAGACGATCACCAATGACTTCGGCCGGCCGTATGGCGAGGGATTCAACAGCGTGACGGGAGTCTCGGGTTGGGCTTCTTCGGGGCCCTTCACGGCCTATCTGAGGGGCGAATACCAACATGCTCCGGCGGGTCCGACACTTCCGCTGTCGGCGCGGCAGTTCATCCAAAGCGCTGATTATGGTCTCCCGCTACCGCCATCCCAGTTCTCGCCTTCCGTGGATCGTTTCCACGCCATGGACGCCTACGTAGCGATGAACATCGAGGACTGGCAGCTCTCGTTTGGAAAGCAGAGTCTCTGGTGGGGACCCGCCGAGGGCGGCTCGATGATGTTCAGCGATAACGCCGCGCCGATGGTCATGCTGAGATTGAGCAGGGTCACTCCGTTCAAGCTGCCGAGCATTTTCGGGTGGCTGGGCCCCATGCGGGCGGAGCTGTTTGTCGGACGGCTCAGCGGCCAGGAATTTGTTTATGGCGCACCAACTGGACTGATTGGCGAGTGGGGCAAAGCGCTTTCAGACCAGCCCATGATTCATGGGGAACGGATCAGCTTTAAGCCGACACCCAACCTGGAGTTCGGGTTTTCAAGCACAGCACTGTTTGCGGGCGCCGGGGTGCCGTTTACCGCGAAAACATTCTTACGCAGCGTGTTCTCGACCGGCAACGGCACACCGGGGTGCTTTGAGATCAGCGCGGTTTGCCCTCGAATTGATCCGGGTGACAGGAGGTCGGGATTTGATATGACCTACCGCCTTCCGGGCCTGAGGAACTGGGTTACGTTCTACACGGATTCGTTTACGGACGATGAAATTTCGCCGGTCGCCTATTTTGACCGGTCGGCAAACAGTGCTGGACTGTATTTTCCCCATCTGCCGAAGTTGCCGAAGATTGATCTACGCCTTGAAGGCATTTATACCGACAATCCGATTGGTAATGCGACGAACAACCTCTGCTGCGGGTTCTATTATTCCAACACCCGCTATCGGAACGGTTATACGAATGATGGCAACCTCATCGGAAGCTGGGTTGGGCGTGATGGACAGGGCGAGCAAGCCTGGTTGACTTATTGGCACAGCCCGCGCAGTTACCTTCGGTTCCGCTACCGACACCAGCAAGTGAGTCACCAGTTTGTTCCTTACGGTGGAAAAGTGGATGACGGCGGGGTCGAAGCCAGTTTCTGGCTGGGACGGGAACTTAGCGTCTCGGCATCCCTGCAGTATGAGAAGTGGGACTTTCCGGTGCTGCGGCCGGGGCCGACCTCAAATTTCACCTCTTCGGTCCAGTTCACTTACTGGCCGCGCTGGCGGGTGCATTGA
- a CDS encoding UpxY family transcription antiterminator → MAAGISQRLRGHPFAEGEATPAESFRTSWYAVYTRSRHEKSVAEQLHGKGVETFLPLYQTVRRWKNGEHRVELPLFPGYAFARFSLADRLPVLKVPGVVRLVGFNGVPAALEDREVEDLRQALAAGVAAWPHPYLTEGSRVRITAGPLAGRQGILVRRQGTVRVVLSIDLIQRSVLVDVAADSLERA, encoded by the coding sequence ATGGCGGCAGGCATATCGCAACGGCTACGCGGGCACCCCTTTGCAGAAGGCGAAGCGACGCCAGCCGAAAGCTTCAGGACATCTTGGTACGCGGTGTACACGCGCTCGAGGCACGAGAAGTCGGTCGCCGAACAACTGCACGGCAAAGGCGTGGAGACGTTTCTCCCGCTCTATCAAACCGTACGGCGCTGGAAAAACGGGGAGCATAGAGTGGAACTCCCGCTGTTTCCCGGCTACGCGTTTGCTCGCTTCTCGCTGGCAGACCGGCTACCGGTTCTTAAGGTTCCGGGAGTGGTGCGGCTGGTGGGATTCAATGGCGTTCCTGCGGCGCTCGAAGACCGGGAAGTTGAGGACCTGCGGCAAGCGCTCGCTGCAGGTGTTGCTGCCTGGCCGCATCCGTATTTGACCGAGGGATCTCGGGTCCGCATCACGGCAGGTCCGTTGGCGGGCCGGCAGGGGATACTCGTGCGACGGCAGGGTACGGTTAGAGTGGTGCTGTCAATCGACCTGATCCAGCGGTCGGTGTTGGTTGATGTTGCCGCCGATTCGTTGGAGCGTGCCTGA